From the genome of Colletotrichum destructivum chromosome 10, complete sequence, one region includes:
- a CDS encoding Putative Tail specific protease, ClpP/crotonase-like domain superfamily, with product MRSLSPWLLAVAAGIGAVAGVAATPTKAQDGITSKASRATPTGGNACSIAQAAAISFLSARPSATVVPIPPSVAFACLNSVGVKKQKDLDLLNYLEPYIAFQSTLEPLADPPEGYLIPGVDVIGGFGQIRAKLKKDLYESQVEFALDLTRVFAQTADGHFDYNPAILNVFAFRSLNSLVSVSDDGLSVPRVYLYEDFIKSAVNNTDVWDIQSIDGVPITKWLEAQSFKVSTQDPDAKYNALFRTNAATDFRGSANYFTLRYAGEAPDTQVIKFTNGTEYTDELVAFISRALVPFLGSPESIHSVVELPRTTTTSSTTTRSSSTASPTSTRIPRYPLPVAKHASNWISGYFLSGSDYKDTAVLAVLSFAPSQLDSANGTFEILEAKRVVDEFLKKAKEAGKTKLIVDVQGNGGGFVAAGFQLYNQLFPKDTDVWDGNRLRAHEALNAIGLTAQRVSPRVLADFNKANLDENRRPYKSWQALYGPEMVAGQNVTNILRLNQGGVPFGRSNGDQVFKPQDIVVVTDGVCASTCTIFTGLLVREQGVRTIALGGRPREAPMQALGGVEGAEVLTFASLRAVIAQTARDAIRVDYLDYLDDAFDVLPDIGEPPLLPSLARSGGRFNYRNAYSRDNVDGYPEQFIYEAANCRLFYTTEMIVDPVEVWTRSADVAWNKARCVKGSTARSDGTISGEIVPFSSKVVGLNLDYDGPGSLSYKGDYEPPSPYVQRRSTTKRRSIVDHLRAPKDFEYEFNEFKVGNLREYIEKNVPEDFEYEPGLQIGISHAFQKRLV from the exons ATGCGCTCGCTATCCCCCTGGCTTctcgctgtcgccgccggcataGGAGCGGTGGCCGGTGTAgcagcaacgccaacaaAAGCACAAGATGGCATCACAAGCAAAGCTTCTCGGGCCACTCCCACGGGAGGAAATGCCTGTAGCATCGCACAAGCAGCTGCCATCTCATTCCTTTCGGCAAGACCCAGCGCGACGGTGGTCCCGATACCCCCTTCAGTGGCGTTCGCGTGCCTGAACTCTGTCGGcgtcaagaagcagaaggacTTGGATCTTCTCAATTACCTCGAGCCATACATCGCCTTCCAGAGCACTTTGGAGCCTCTCGCGGACCCTCCTGAGGGTTATCTGATCCCTGGCGTCGATGTcatcggcggcttcggccagATTCGCGCCAAGCTCAAAAAGGATCTGTATGAGAGCCAGGTCGAATTCGCTCTGGACCTTACACGCGTT TTTGCTCAGACAGCCGATGGGCACTTTGACTACAATCCCGCAATCCTCAACGTCTTCGCGTTCCGCAGTCTCAACTCACTGGTCTCCGTCTCTGACGATGGCCTCAGCGTTCCGAGAGTGTATCTCTACGAAGACTTCATCAAGTCTGCTGTCAACAACACCGACGTATGGGATATCCAGAGCATCGATGGTGTACCCATCACGAAATGGCTCGAGGCGCAATCCTTCAAAGTCAGCACCCAAGACCCGGACGCCAAGTACAACGCTCTGTTCCGAACCAACGCCGCCACGGACTTCCGGGGCAGTGCCAACTACTTTACTCTTCGGTACGCCGGAGAGGCTCCGGATACTCAAGTCATCAAGTTCACGAACGGCACAGAGTACACGGACGAGCTGGTTGCTTTCATCAGCAGGGCTTTGGTGCCCTTTCTCGGCAGCCCGGAGTCTATTCACTCGGTAGTCGAGCTGCCTCGGACCACCACCACGTCATCAACCACTACTAGATCGTCTTCTACAGCGTCACCCACCTCGACGCGTATTCCGAGATACCCTCTGCCGGTAGCAAAGCACGCAAGCAACTGGATCTCCGGCTACTTCCTCAGCGGCAGCGACTACAAAGACACCGCCGTCCTCGCAGTTCTCTCCTTCGCCCCGTCACAGCTCGATAGCGCAAACGGCACTttcgagatcctcgaggccaaACGAGTCGTTGACGAGTTTCTCAaaaaggccaaggaggcgggCAAGACCAAACTCATCGTCGATGTCCAGGGCAACGGTGGTGGATTCGTGGCCGCCGGCTTCCAGCTCTACAACCAGCTCTTCCCCAAGGACACGGATGTCTGGGACGGGAACCGGCTACGCGCCCACGAGGCGCTGAACGCCATCGGTCTGACAGCCCAGCGCGTATCGCCGAGGGTTCTCGCAGACTTCAACAAAGCCAACCTCGACGAAAACAGGAGGCCTTACAAGAGCTGGCAGGCTCTCTACgggccggagatggtggcgGGCCAAAACGTGACGAATATCTTGCGCCTTAACCAGGGCGGAGTCCCCTTCGGCCGGAGCAACGGCGACCAGGTCTTCAAACCTCAAGACATCGTCGTTGTGACCGACGGCGTCTGCGCATCAACCTGCACCATCTTCACCGGACTTCTGGTACGAGAACAGGGCGTCCGCACGATTGCCCTCGGAGGTCGTCCCCGAGAGGCTCCCATGCAGGCTCTCGGTGGCGTGGAGGGCGCAGAAGTGCTCACATTTGCTTCCTTGCGGGCCGTCATCGCACAAACCGCCCGCGACGCGATCCGGGTCGACTACCTCGACTACCTAGACGATGCGTTCGACGTCCTCCCCGACATTGGCGAGCCTCCGCTGCTGCCGTCCCTTGCGAGGTCCGGCGGCCGGTTCAACTACCGCAACGCCTATTCGCGTGACAACGTCGACGGATACCCGGAGCAGTTCATCTACGAGGCTGCCAATTGCCGTCTCTTCTACACCACCGAGATGATTGTCGACCCCGTGGAGGTTTGGACTCGGAGCGCTGACGTCGCTTGGAACAAGGCCAGGTGCGTCAaggggtcgacggcgagatcCGACGGGACCATCAGCGGCGAGATTGTGCCCTTCAGCAGCAAGGTCGTCGGACTAAACTTGGACTACGACGGGCCGGGGAGTCTGTCATACAAGGGCGACTACGAGCCACCTTCGCCCTACGTTCAGAGACGGAGcacgacgaagaggcggtCCATTGTAGACCATCTAAGAGCCCCCAAGGACTTCGAGTATGAATTCAACGAGTTCAAGGTTGGGAACCTGAGAGAATACATCGAGAAGAACGTTCCGGAGGACTTTGAGTACGAGCCGGGGCTCCAGATCGGCATCAGTCATGCGTTCCAGAAGCGACTGGTATAG
- a CDS encoding Putative glycosyl hydrolase, family 13, catalytic domain, alpha-amylase, thermostable, with protein sequence MGNDGDDREPTRENDTMFQAFEWNVPADKQHWKRLTGAVPKLKAIGVDNIWLPPGCKAQSAEGNGYDIYDLYDLGEFDQKGGKATKWGPKEDLVELCKVAKENGIGVYWDAVLNHKAGADKTERCRVVEVDDNDRNKEVSDPYEIEGWLGFDFPGRGDKYSSMKWHWEHFGGTDWDQANERKAIFKILGDHKEWSQSVGDEQGNADYMMFADVDYSHPEVQEDVKNWAVWITKELGIKGFRLDAVQHFSQRFTNELIDNLRDECGKDIFVVGEFWTANTEEMTEWLETMDQKFSLYDAPLVYNFSSISTTEGGDLRKVFDGTLVQAHPINAVTVVMNHDTQPGQTMDTKIEGFFKPLAYSLILLRKEGYPCPFYGDLYGLQKDSEPPSCGGQLADLVLARKLYAYGSQEDYWDDANCIGFARRGTWDKPDGLACVMSNAGPGEIRMAVGKEHTGERWTDVLGWEEGEVVIDDEGYGVFKCPGISVSVWVNKDAEGRERFPTNFDSDIYKK encoded by the exons ATGGGAAACGATG GAGATGATCGGGAGCCTACCCGCGAGAATGATACCATGTTCCAGGCCTTCGAGTGGAACGTCCCGGCCGACAAGCAACACTGGAAGCGCCTGACGGGCGCCGTCCCCAAGTTGAAGGCCATCGGAGTTGACAACATTTGGCTCCCTCCCGGATGCAAAGCGCAGTCCGCCGAGGGCAACGGCTACGACATTTATGACCTAtacgacctcggcgagttCGACCAGAAGGGTGGCAAGGCCACGAAATGGGGCCCCAAAGAGGACCTGGTGGAGCTGTGCAAGGTGGCCAAGGAAaacggcatcggcgtctACTGGGACGCCGTGCTGAACCACAAGGCGGGCGCCGACAAGACGGAGCGGtgccgcgtcgtcgaggtggaCGACAATGACCGTAACAAGGAGGTCTCGGACCCGTACGAGATCGAAGGGTGGCTGGGCTTCGACTTCCCCGGCCGCGGGGACAAGTACTCGAGCATGAAGTGGCACTGGGAGCACTTTGGCGGCACCGACTGGGACCAGGCGAACGAGCGCAAGGCCATCTTCAAGATCCTGGGCGACCACAAGGAGTGGTCGCAgtccgtcggcgacgagcaggGCAACGCCGACTACATGATGTTCGCCGACGTTGACTACTCGCACCCGGAGGTCCAGGAGGACGTCAAGAACTGGGCCGTCTGGATCACCAAGGAGCTCGGCATCAAGGGCTtccgcctcgacgccgtccagcacTTCAGCCAGCGCTTCACCAACGAGCTGATCGACAACCTGCGCGACGAGTGCGGCAAGgacatcttcgtcgtcggcgagtTCTGGACCGCCAACACGGAGGAGATGACCGAGTGGCTCGAGACCATGGACCAAAAGTTCTCGCTGTACGACGCGCCTCTCGTCTACAACttcagcagcatcagcaccaccgagggcggcgacctgcGCAAGGTCTTTGACGGCACCCTCGTCCAGGCGCACCCCATCAACGCCGTCACCGTGGTCATGAACCACGACACACAGCCGGGCCAGACCATGGACACCAAGATCGAGGGCTTCTTCAAGCCGCTGGCCTACTCCTTGATCCTGCTTCGAAAAGAAGGTTACCCGTGCCCCTTCTACGGCGACCTGTACGGCCTGCAGAAGGACTCGGAGCCGCCCTCGTGCGGAGGgcagctcgccgacctcgtgCTGGCCCGCAAGCTCTACGCCTACGGCTCCCAGGAAGACTACTGGGACGACGCGAACTGCATCGGCTTCGCCCGGCGCGGGACGTGGGACAAGCCGGACGGCCTCGCGTGCGTCATGAGCAACGCGGGGCCCGGCGAGATCCGCATGGCGGTGGGCAAGGAGCACACGGGCGAGCGCTGGACGGACGTGCtcgggtgggaggagggcgaggtggtcatcgacgacgaagggTACGGCGTCTTCAAGTGCCCCGGCATCTCGGTGTCCGTCTGGGTGaacaaggacgccgagggccgcgagAGGTTCCCGACCAATTTTGACTCGGACATCTACAAGAAATGA